The following coding sequences lie in one Leucobacter allii genomic window:
- a CDS encoding succinate dehydrogenase iron-sulfur subunit, with protein MSTATAEAASTDAPEAPKPFTVTLLIRRYLPESNAEAYWEDFDVEMYPTDRILDALHRIKWDQDGSLSFRRSCAHGICGSDAMRINGKNRLACKTLIKDLDISKPIYVEAIKGLPLEKDLIVDMEPFFAAYREVQPFLVSGTAPEAGKERVQTIDDRERFDDTTKCILCAACTTSCPVFWTDGQYFGPAAIVNAHRFIFDSRDENAQVRLDILNDKEGVWRCRTTFNCTDACPRGIQVTKAIAEVKAAIRTGKTA; from the coding sequence ATGAGCACCGCTACCGCTGAGGCTGCATCGACCGACGCCCCCGAGGCGCCGAAGCCCTTCACCGTCACGCTGCTGATCCGCCGCTACCTGCCGGAATCGAACGCGGAGGCGTACTGGGAGGACTTCGACGTCGAGATGTATCCGACGGATCGCATCCTCGACGCCCTCCACCGCATCAAGTGGGATCAGGACGGCTCGCTGTCCTTCCGCCGCTCCTGCGCGCACGGCATCTGCGGCTCGGACGCGATGCGCATCAACGGCAAGAACCGCCTCGCCTGCAAGACGCTGATCAAGGACCTCGACATCTCGAAGCCGATCTACGTCGAGGCGATCAAGGGACTGCCGCTCGAGAAGGACCTCATCGTGGACATGGAGCCCTTCTTCGCCGCCTACCGCGAGGTGCAGCCGTTCCTCGTCTCGGGCACCGCGCCCGAGGCGGGCAAGGAGCGCGTGCAGACGATCGACGATCGCGAGCGCTTCGACGACACGACCAAGTGCATCCTCTGCGCGGCGTGCACCACCTCGTGCCCCGTGTTCTGGACCGACGGGCAGTACTTCGGCCCCGCCGCGATCGTGAACGCGCACCGCTTCATCTTCGACTCGCGCGACGAGAACGCGCAGGTGCGCCTCGACATCCTCAACGACAAGGAGGGCGTGTGGCGCTGCCGCACGACCTTCAACTGCACGGACGCCTGCCCGCGCGGCATCCAGGTGACCAAGGCCATCGCCGAGGTGAAGGCCGCCATCCGCACCGGCAAGACCGCCTGA
- a CDS encoding YihY/virulence factor BrkB family protein: MTKPRDPAPDPGEGRGASDFATAKLVAAARDRLSEGAERIGRAAQRVEQSERVEQLVERGRERWDWLRRLRAWRAYSRFTDVGGTVLAAGMSYQALFAVFAGLYVGFGIVGIWLQSRPELLEQLIEQINLFVPGLLGDNGIVTEAAVLSVRVLSWTSAIAALSLLWVAITWFTGTRRAIRIIFGLEVKQYRNAVLLKLRDFALALAFFVAILVSAGLTLLSSNLMGTIIDWLGWDPDSWLVSGIGMTARYASMYVFDVAVLVAIHTFLAEVRVRRWLLLRGCALGGAALFVLKVLGTLLLGSATSNPLLATFAVLIGLLVWFNLVCRALLLTASWVAVGADRSLGLGRPTGFLE; this comes from the coding sequence ATGACGAAGCCCCGCGATCCCGCCCCCGACCCGGGGGAGGGGCGCGGGGCTTCCGATTTCGCGACGGCGAAGCTCGTGGCCGCGGCGCGCGATCGCCTGAGCGAGGGAGCCGAGCGGATCGGCAGGGCGGCGCAGCGGGTGGAGCAGTCCGAGCGGGTCGAGCAGCTCGTCGAGCGCGGGCGCGAGCGCTGGGACTGGCTGCGGCGGCTGCGCGCGTGGCGGGCCTACTCCCGCTTCACCGACGTCGGCGGCACCGTGCTCGCCGCCGGCATGAGCTACCAGGCGCTCTTCGCCGTGTTCGCGGGGCTGTACGTCGGCTTCGGGATCGTCGGGATCTGGCTCCAGAGCCGACCCGAGCTGCTCGAGCAGCTCATCGAGCAGATCAACCTCTTCGTGCCCGGCCTCCTGGGAGACAACGGGATCGTTACCGAGGCGGCGGTGCTGTCGGTGCGCGTGCTGTCCTGGACGAGCGCGATCGCGGCGCTGTCGCTGCTGTGGGTCGCGATCACCTGGTTCACGGGCACGCGACGCGCGATCCGGATCATCTTCGGGCTCGAGGTGAAGCAGTACCGCAACGCCGTGCTGCTGAAGCTCCGCGACTTCGCCCTCGCCCTCGCCTTCTTCGTCGCGATCCTGGTCTCCGCGGGGCTCACGCTGCTGAGCTCGAACCTCATGGGCACGATCATCGACTGGCTCGGATGGGATCCCGACAGCTGGCTCGTGAGCGGCATCGGCATGACGGCCCGGTACGCGTCGATGTACGTCTTCGACGTCGCCGTGCTCGTCGCGATCCACACCTTCCTGGCGGAGGTCCGGGTGCGGCGCTGGCTGCTGCTGCGCGGCTGCGCGCTCGGCGGTGCCGCGCTCTTCGTGCTCAAGGTGCTCGGCACGCTGCTGCTCGGCAGCGCGACGAGCAACCCGCTGCTCGCCACCTTCGCCGTGCTCATCGGCCTGCTCGTGTGGTTCAACCTCGTGTGCCGGGCGCTCCTCCTCACGGCATCCTGGGTCGCGGTCGGCGCGGATCGATCCCTGGGGCTCGGGCGGCCGACGGGGTTCCTGGAGTAG
- a CDS encoding RNA polymerase sigma factor → MPIFPAHERSDAELLDDCRAGDTAAFGVLWERHRRAGYVAARNLAPSLSADDLVAEAYLRILELVTDGRGPHGAFRPYLYRVIRSIAADTYRSPEDSSDELDAIPDLTDAVPWEERSFDRDAAARAFGTLNERWQAVLWYTEVEGMPPREVAKLLGISPNSVSALAVRAREGLQSAWVEAHVDRELADAACRTTLGHLQRYQRGKLTAAASRDVAAHLDACDSCAAAAREYTVLNRQLALVLAGILLGIGPASALLAGLGPSTAASAATGATAGIASPGSGAGAGSGGAAGGNAAGAGAAGAGAAGAGTGLASAPGLVIVGALAAAAIAIGATAFGLSRSDAPPAVDAVSAPADAIRPSDGAEHPGTATPVSRDASAAASAAADADGGTHGGAAPGRTDAPDSGADGSDAGGGIGNATRASADAGGTSGASGATAGSSADASAGSGTGGSATAGSDAGSSVRGAADASAAGTATAAAGASASASARASASARADATSAAQASADAQGGSSDATSDAGASGSAASSSTADSAAEGNGDGSDPSLSAGFLCFEGTGVGNVHLRGSANEAGAVTARVTLPDGSRAIYEDTPGVGMLTQQDRAWWSSDSITPFSRWSALPNVPLDDVVLELRLTAADGRYSPWIPVDTSSTAGPLPGGC, encoded by the coding sequence CCTTCGGCGTGCTCTGGGAGCGCCATCGCCGCGCCGGCTACGTCGCGGCGCGCAACCTCGCCCCCTCCCTGAGCGCCGACGACCTCGTCGCGGAGGCCTACCTGCGCATCCTCGAACTCGTCACGGACGGCCGCGGCCCGCACGGCGCCTTCCGCCCCTACCTCTACCGGGTGATCCGTTCGATCGCCGCGGACACGTACCGCTCCCCCGAGGACTCGAGCGACGAGCTCGACGCGATCCCGGACCTCACGGATGCCGTGCCGTGGGAGGAGCGCTCCTTCGACCGCGACGCCGCGGCCCGCGCCTTCGGCACGCTCAACGAGCGCTGGCAGGCGGTGCTCTGGTACACGGAGGTCGAGGGCATGCCGCCCCGGGAGGTCGCGAAGCTGCTCGGGATCTCGCCGAACAGCGTCTCCGCGCTCGCCGTGCGCGCGCGCGAGGGCCTGCAGTCGGCCTGGGTGGAGGCGCACGTCGATCGTGAGCTCGCCGACGCGGCCTGCCGGACGACGCTCGGGCACCTGCAGCGCTACCAGCGCGGCAAGCTGACCGCGGCCGCGAGCCGCGACGTCGCGGCGCACCTCGACGCGTGCGACTCCTGCGCGGCCGCCGCGCGCGAGTACACCGTGCTGAATCGCCAGCTCGCGCTCGTCCTCGCCGGCATCCTCCTCGGGATCGGGCCGGCCTCCGCGCTGCTCGCGGGCCTCGGCCCGTCCACCGCCGCGTCGGCCGCGACCGGAGCGACGGCGGGGATCGCGAGTCCGGGAAGCGGCGCCGGGGCGGGAAGCGGCGGTGCGGCGGGCGGGAACGCCGCGGGCGCGGGCGCCGCCGGTGCCGGGGCCGCCGGCGCGGGGACCGGACTCGCCAGCGCGCCGGGCCTCGTGATCGTCGGGGCGCTCGCCGCCGCAGCGATCGCGATCGGCGCCACGGCGTTCGGCCTGTCCCGGAGCGACGCCCCGCCCGCGGTCGACGCGGTCTCCGCACCGGCGGATGCGATCCGCCCGTCCGACGGAGCCGAGCACCCGGGCACCGCGACGCCGGTCTCCCGCGACGCGTCCGCGGCGGCCTCGGCCGCGGCGGACGCCGACGGGGGCACGCACGGCGGTGCGGCACCGGGCCGAACGGACGCCCCCGATTCGGGCGCCGACGGCTCCGATGCCGGCGGCGGGATCGGAAATGCGACGCGCGCCTCGGCCGACGCCGGCGGCACGAGCGGCGCGTCCGGCGCGACCGCGGGATCGAGCGCCGATGCGAGCGCCGGATCCGGAACGGGCGGGTCGGCCACCGCGGGCTCCGACGCCGGATCGTCGGTGCGCGGCGCCGCCGACGCCTCCGCGGCCGGCACGGCGACGGCCGCCGCCGGCGCGAGCGCCTCGGCATCCGCGCGCGCCTCGGCATCCGCGCGCGCCGACGCGACGTCGGCGGCGCAGGCGAGCGCAGACGCCCAGGGCGGGAGCTCCGATGCGACGAGCGACGCCGGGGCGTCCGGATCCGCCGCGTCCTCGTCGACGGCGGATTCCGCCGCCGAGGGGAACGGCGACGGATCGGATCCCTCGCTCTCGGCAGGCTTCCTCTGCTTCGAGGGTACCGGCGTCGGGAACGTGCACCTGCGCGGCAGCGCGAACGAGGCGGGCGCGGTGACCGCCCGCGTGACGCTCCCGGACGGCTCACGGGCGATCTACGAGGACACGCCGGGGGTCGGCATGCTCACGCAGCAGGACCGAGCGTGGTGGTCCTCGGACTCCATCACGCCCTTCTCGAGGTGGTCGGCTCTCCCGAACGTGCCGCTCGACGACGTGGTGCTCGAGCTCCGACTGACCGCGGCCGATGGCCGGTACTCGCCGTGGATCCCGGTCGACACGAGCAGCACCGCGGGCCCGCTGCCCGGCGGGTGCTGA